The genomic interval GCCGGTGGCGACATCGTCGAGCTGGCCCGGCGCCTGAAAGGCGGTAGCTACAGCGACGCGGCCGCCTATCTCGCCACACTCGCCGGCGCACCGACGACCGACGCCGACCATCTCACGCAGCCGCGGCCAGCTCGCCCGTTTCGGCCTTTCACTCGACGACTGCCTCTGGATCCCACGGCGCCCTTTCTCCAGCACAAAGGCATCCGGCCGCACATCGCCGAGCGTTTCGAAGTCGGCGCCTTCTACGGCCGCGGAATGCTCGCAGGATGTGTCGCGGTGCGTCTCTTCGATCCTCACGGCACTCCCCTGGGCTACGCCGGTCGACGCCTCAACCCCCAGCAGGTCAGCACTTACGGCAAGTGGAGGTTTCCGACCGGGATGCCCCGCAACCAACTGCTCTACGGCTACCACCACGCCGCTCAGCTCTTGCGCCGGGGCGCGGTAATCGTCGAATGCCCTTGGGGGGTGCTGCGCCTGGCACAGCTCGACATTCCTGCTGTCGCCCTGCTCGGTACCCACATGTCTCCCCGACAGCAGGCGCTGCTCCTGGAGCTACCGAAACTCGTCCTCCTCATGGACGGCGACAAAGCCGGCAGAAACGCTGCCCAAGACATCCGCCAGCGGCTCCCCAGAACCGCCGTCGTCGACCTACCCGAAGGGCTGGATCCTGATGACCTCAGCAATAACGAACTCGCGACGATCCAGGACTATCTTCTTTTCTAACCAGTCCTCTTCAAATCCGCAGGACAAACAGGGACGATTTGTCCATATCAACCAGGGTCGGCACACCGAGGTCCCGATGGACAACAACCTGGCCGAGCGGACGCATCGAAAACCGGTGTGTGGCCGCAAACAGTTCTACGGCTCTTATGCTCTGTGGGCGGGCCAGCTGGCGGCGATGCTTTTCTCCCTCTTTGCTACGCTTCAGCTCAACGACATCAATCCAAGAACGTGGTTGACGGCTTACCTCCAAGCCTGCGCCGAGGCGGGAGGTCAGGCGCCGGCCGACGCCTCGCGATTCTTGCCTTGGAACCTCTCGGACAAAGAGCGCGCGGCGTGGGCCAAGCCACCCGTG from bacterium carries:
- a CDS encoding toprim domain-containing protein, yielding MIPPHLDFRRLKRTVAIEQVLGDNGWLGRLRRRGAQLVGPCPIHRGDNPNAFVVHASKKIWRCFTGCNAGGDIVELARRLKGGSYSDAAAYLATLAGAPTTDADHLTQPRPARPFRPFTRRLPLDPTAPFLQHKGIRPHIAERFEVGAFYGRGMLAGCVAVRLFDPHGTPLGYAGRRLNPQQVSTYGKWRFPTGMPRNQLLYGYHHAAQLLRRGAVIVECPWGVLRLAQLDIPAVALLGTHMSPRQQALLLELPKLVLLMDGDKAGRNAAQDIRQRLPRTAVVDLPEGLDPDDLSNNELATIQDYLLF
- a CDS encoding transposase domain-containing protein, whose translation is MDNNLAERTHRKPVCGRKQFYGSYALWAGQLAAMLFSLFATLQLNDINPRTWLTAYLQACAEAGGQAPADASRFLPWNLSDKERAAWAKPPVIDSS